Proteins found in one uncultured Campylobacter sp. genomic segment:
- the tgt gene encoding tRNA guanosine(34) transglycosylase Tgt, translated as MDFTIDAADGAARACTIRTAHSTIRTPVFMPVGTVGAVKALDATDVEYLLGAQIILANTYHMYLRPGSRVVAEFGGLHGFTKFPRSFLTDSGGFQAFSLRANTKNDEGGIKFKSHIDGSTHYFTPRSVLDTQYELNSDIMMILDDLVELPREPSALSFDDRSRLKKRIDLSVARTIKWAREAIDYHEAMKSRGLHAHQNIFGIIQGGTDPQARKFCAEALCEMNFDGLAIGGLSVGEKNELMYETVEDMMPYVDTARPRYLMGVGTPEDLVENVARGVDMFDCVMPTRNARNGTLFTSFGKISIKNAGFISDHDPIDPHCDCYTCKRFSRGYLNHLFRARELSFYRLASIHNLYYYLRLAADMREAIVHGRFAEFRREFYAARNIARD; from the coding sequence ATGGATTTTACGATAGACGCCGCGGACGGCGCGGCGCGCGCCTGCACGATCCGCACGGCGCACAGCACGATTCGCACCCCCGTTTTTATGCCGGTCGGCACCGTGGGCGCGGTCAAAGCGCTCGATGCGACGGACGTAGAGTATCTTCTGGGCGCGCAGATCATCCTTGCTAACACCTATCATATGTATCTGCGCCCCGGCTCGCGGGTAGTGGCGGAATTCGGCGGGCTGCACGGATTTACGAAATTTCCCCGCAGCTTTTTAACCGACAGCGGCGGCTTTCAGGCTTTCAGCCTGCGCGCAAACACCAAAAACGACGAGGGCGGCATAAAATTTAAAAGCCACATCGACGGCAGCACGCATTATTTCACGCCGCGCTCGGTGCTTGATACGCAGTATGAGCTAAACTCCGATATTATGATGATTTTGGACGACTTGGTGGAGCTGCCGCGCGAGCCTAGCGCATTGAGCTTCGATGATAGATCGCGGCTTAAAAAGCGGATCGATCTAAGCGTCGCGCGCACGATAAAATGGGCTCGTGAGGCGATAGATTATCACGAGGCCATGAAATCTCGCGGCCTGCACGCGCATCAAAACATCTTCGGTATCATCCAGGGCGGCACCGACCCGCAGGCGCGCAAATTTTGTGCCGAAGCGCTGTGCGAGATGAACTTTGACGGGCTTGCGATCGGAGGGCTTAGCGTCGGCGAGAAAAACGAGCTGATGTATGAAACCGTAGAGGACATGATGCCATACGTCGATACGGCGCGCCCTCGATATTTGATGGGGGTCGGCACTCCCGAGGATCTCGTCGAAAACGTCGCTCGCGGCGTAGATATGTTCGACTGCGTGATGCCCACGCGCAACGCCCGCAACGGCACGCTATTTACGAGCTTCGGCAAGATCAGCATCAAAAACGCGGGCTTTATCAGCGATCACGATCCGATCGATCCGCACTGCGACTGCTACACGTGCAAACGCTTCAGTCGCGGCTACCTAAATCATCTATTTCGCGCGCGCGAGCTTAGCTTTTACCGCCTCGCGAGCATTCATAATCTATACTATTACCTGCGCCTTGCTGCAGATATGAGAGAGGCGATCGTGCACGGGCGGTTTGCGGAGTTTAGGCGTGAATTTTACGCCGCACGAAACATAGCGCGAGATTAA
- the glmS gene encoding glutamine--fructose-6-phosphate transaminase (isomerizing): MCGIVGYIGNEEKKKIIINGLKELEYRGYDSAGLAMMDKSANIKYFKAVGKLNNLEEKMKDFTSQGFGVAIGHTRWATHGKPTELNAHPHFGDFSFVVHNGIIENYIELKDELEADGVKFLSQTDTEVIVHLFEKNFKTSNDAFKAYEATIKRLKGAYATLLITKAAPGEIFFAKNAAPLIVAKNDKNEIFFSSSDAPLIGLANTAAYLDDQIYGVAKLGQIDIFKNSKPHNCAFSELPKDKGYAQKEGFRFFMEKEIYEQAQVVTEAMMGRVIKGGKIKFDELDETLFEGIDEVVLCACGTSYHAALVSSYLFERIAKIRTKVEVASEFRYKEPFLNKNSLFIVISQSGETADTLEALHIAKKAGLRTLAICNVDNSSIVRMAGSVILTRAGIEKGVASTKAFATQVMVLWMFVVYLANLREVISARTNSAEISAMLHIPQILKIKDGLQDKIYRMSKHYLHGHGFFFIGRDIFYPLALEGALKLKEISYLHAEGYPSGEMKHGPIALADSNLFTVALMPKHLLYEKTKSNVEELAARDAYILAISPEEPEIADDFIKTSEQSHAMSEFFEMMIILQILALEISVRLGNDVDMPRNLAKSVTVE; encoded by the coding sequence ATGTGTGGAATCGTAGGCTACATCGGAAATGAAGAGAAGAAAAAAATCATAATAAACGGACTGAAAGAACTCGAGTATCGCGGATACGATAGCGCTGGGCTTGCCATGATGGACAAGAGTGCGAATATAAAGTATTTCAAAGCGGTCGGCAAGCTAAATAATCTCGAAGAAAAGATGAAAGATTTCACTTCGCAAGGCTTTGGCGTTGCGATCGGACATACTCGTTGGGCGACGCACGGAAAGCCCACCGAGCTTAACGCGCATCCGCATTTTGGAGATTTTAGCTTCGTCGTGCATAACGGCATCATCGAAAACTACATCGAGCTAAAGGACGAGCTCGAAGCGGACGGCGTGAAATTTTTAAGCCAGACCGATACCGAAGTGATCGTACATCTTTTTGAAAAAAATTTCAAGACTAGCAACGATGCATTTAAGGCATATGAAGCTACAATTAAACGACTAAAAGGCGCATACGCTACGCTTTTGATCACGAAGGCAGCACCCGGCGAAATTTTCTTTGCTAAAAATGCAGCTCCGCTCATCGTCGCAAAAAACGATAAAAACGAAATTTTCTTTAGCTCCTCAGACGCTCCACTCATCGGGCTTGCAAATACGGCCGCGTATCTGGACGATCAAATTTACGGCGTTGCCAAGCTTGGACAAATAGACATTTTTAAAAACTCTAAACCGCATAATTGCGCCTTTAGTGAGCTTCCGAAAGATAAAGGCTATGCGCAAAAAGAGGGCTTTAGATTTTTTATGGAAAAAGAAATTTACGAGCAAGCGCAAGTCGTAACCGAAGCGATGATGGGGCGCGTGATCAAGGGCGGCAAGATAAAATTTGACGAGCTTGACGAGACGCTGTTTGAGGGCATCGACGAGGTTGTACTATGCGCCTGCGGCACAAGCTATCACGCCGCGCTCGTAAGCTCGTATCTTTTCGAGCGCATCGCTAAAATCCGCACAAAAGTAGAAGTTGCCAGCGAATTCCGCTACAAAGAACCATTTTTAAACAAGAATTCCTTATTTATCGTGATCTCGCAAAGTGGCGAGACCGCCGATACCCTAGAGGCGCTGCATATCGCTAAAAAAGCCGGTCTTAGGACGCTTGCGATCTGCAACGTCGATAACAGCTCGATCGTGCGCATGGCAGGCAGCGTTATCCTCACCCGCGCAGGCATCGAAAAGGGCGTAGCCTCTACGAAAGCTTTTGCGACGCAGGTTATGGTGCTATGGATGTTTGTGGTGTATCTTGCAAATCTGCGCGAAGTCATCTCGGCGCGCACAAATTCCGCTGAAATTTCAGCGATGCTTCATATCCCGCAAATTTTAAAGATTAAGGACGGCTTGCAGGATAAAATTTACCGCATGAGTAAACACTATCTGCACGGACACGGCTTTTTCTTTATCGGGCGCGATATTTTCTATCCGCTCGCTCTTGAGGGCGCGCTCAAGCTCAAAGAGATCTCATATCTGCACGCCGAGGGCTATCCGAGCGGCGAGATGAAGCACGGGCCGATCGCACTTGCCGATTCTAATCTCTTTACAGTTGCGCTGATGCCAAAGCATTTGCTCTACGAAAAAACGAAAAGCAATGTCGAAGAGCTTGCTGCGCGCGATGCGTATATTTTAGCTATCAGTCCCGAAGAGCCCGAGATCGCGGATGATTTTATCAAAACGAGCGAGCAAAGCCACGCGATGAGCGAGTTTTTTGAGATGATGATAATTTTACAAATTCTAGCTCTTGAAATCTCCGTCAGACTTGGCAACGACGTAGATATGCCGCGAAATTTAGCTAAAAGCGTCACCGTAGAATAA
- the mqnE gene encoding aminofutalosine synthase MqnE, whose product MEILEKLQSGERLNYEDGVKLWDLDLFDLGKFAFAIRKEKNGKNVYFNANRHINPSNLCADTCKFCAFSAHRKNDGAYTMSDDEIMRIVDETVARGTKEIHIVSSHNPFVTPQQYLGIFKAIKQKYPLLHIKAMTAAEIDYWRRKWKMSYEETIELMMQSGVDSMPGGGAEIFDEDVRDKICKGKVSSEQWLRIHSLWHARGRQSNATMLFGHIESRAHRIDHILRIRALQDESLSRANGGGFNAFIPLVYQRENNYLDVKGFLGSVEILKTIAISRILLDNVAHIKAYWATSTLSLALVAQDFGADDLDGTIENESIQSSAGAGSKKGQSKRDFIDMIGTAGFVPVERDSLYNQIEIYE is encoded by the coding sequence ATGGAAATTTTAGAAAAACTACAAAGCGGCGAGAGATTAAATTACGAAGACGGCGTGAAATTATGGGATTTGGACCTTTTCGATCTGGGTAAATTCGCCTTTGCTATTCGCAAAGAAAAAAACGGCAAAAACGTCTATTTCAACGCAAATCGTCATATCAATCCTTCTAATTTATGCGCAGATACCTGTAAATTTTGCGCATTTTCGGCGCACCGTAAGAACGACGGGGCTTACACGATGAGCGATGATGAGATCATGCGTATCGTGGACGAGACGGTAGCGCGCGGCACGAAGGAGATTCATATCGTAAGCTCGCACAATCCGTTCGTTACGCCGCAGCAATATTTGGGAATTTTTAAAGCGATAAAGCAAAAATATCCGCTTCTGCATATCAAGGCGATGACCGCGGCGGAGATCGATTACTGGCGGCGAAAGTGGAAGATGAGCTACGAAGAGACGATAGAGCTGATGATGCAAAGCGGCGTGGATTCGATGCCCGGCGGCGGCGCTGAAATTTTTGACGAGGACGTGCGCGATAAAATTTGCAAAGGCAAGGTCTCAAGCGAGCAGTGGCTACGTATCCACTCGCTGTGGCATGCGCGCGGGCGTCAGAGCAACGCCACGATGCTCTTTGGACATATCGAAAGCCGCGCTCACCGCATCGATCACATCTTGCGCATCCGTGCGCTGCAAGATGAGAGCCTCTCTCGCGCTAACGGCGGCGGCTTCAACGCCTTCATCCCGCTCGTGTATCAGCGCGAGAACAACTACCTGGACGTGAAGGGCTTTTTGGGCTCGGTCGAAATTTTAAAAACGATCGCGATTAGTAGAATTTTGCTCGACAACGTCGCGCATATCAAGGCGTATTGGGCGACCTCGACGCTAAGCTTAGCCCTTGTAGCGCAGGATTTCGGCGCGGACGATCTTGACGGCACGATCGAGAACGAAAGCATTCAAAGCAGCGCCGGCGCCGGCAGCAAAAAAGGGCAGAGCAAGCGCGATTTTATCGATATGATCGGCACTGCGGGCTTTGTACCCGTAGAGCGCGACAGCTTGTATAATCAGATCGAAATTTACGAATAA
- a CDS encoding NCS2 family permease, with protein MEKFFHLAAAKTSVKQELIAGLTTFLAMIYIVPVNANIMSIAGMPFDALVTATALITIIATLFNGLFANTPVALSVGMGLNAYFTFALCVDAKMPWQSALGIVAISGALFTVLSFTNFRVWVIKSIPLDLRRAISAGIGAFICFIGLKQMGVIAPSQATLVTLGNLKDLNVLLGILGLAVVLVLFVLRIKAAFILSILITSCVAWVAGISPALHGIVSAPSGITPIFAKLDIPGALKLAFVPFIITFFVTHLFDSIGTLTGVGNRAGLFGENSKDGMKKLSRNLTSDAIGSVAGAVIGTSTVTAFAESASGVEAGGRTGLTAVFCAIFFVLTLFMLPLFKAIPANAIYPILVMVGVLMFSELGKIDYSDAGILIPAFFIVFLMPFTYSITNGLSFGFIAYIVVRLAQRRIKDLNFGVLTLGFISVLVFLMH; from the coding sequence GTGGAGAAATTCTTTCATCTCGCCGCGGCAAAAACGTCGGTAAAACAGGAGCTTATCGCAGGGCTTACTACGTTTTTGGCGATGATTTACATTGTGCCCGTGAATGCAAATATTATGAGCATCGCAGGTATGCCGTTTGATGCGCTGGTTACGGCAACCGCGCTTATTACGATAATCGCAACGCTATTTAATGGGCTCTTTGCAAATACCCCCGTTGCGCTTAGTGTCGGCATGGGGCTAAATGCGTATTTTACCTTTGCGTTGTGCGTGGATGCGAAGATGCCGTGGCAGAGCGCACTTGGCATCGTAGCAATAAGCGGGGCGCTTTTTACCGTACTTTCGTTTACCAATTTTCGCGTTTGGGTTATCAAATCTATCCCACTTGATCTGCGTCGCGCAATAAGTGCGGGTATCGGGGCTTTCATCTGCTTCATCGGACTTAAACAGATGGGCGTCATCGCGCCTAGTCAAGCAACGTTAGTAACTTTAGGAAATTTAAAAGATCTAAATGTTTTGCTTGGAATTTTAGGCTTAGCGGTCGTGCTTGTGCTTTTCGTGCTTAGAATCAAGGCGGCGTTTATCTTAAGCATTTTGATCACCTCTTGCGTGGCGTGGGTGGCTGGAATTTCGCCTGCACTTCATGGCATAGTAAGTGCGCCAAGCGGCATAACGCCGATATTTGCTAAGCTAGATATCCCCGGAGCGCTAAAGCTTGCGTTCGTGCCTTTTATAATCACATTTTTCGTCACGCATCTATTCGATAGCATCGGCACTCTAACCGGCGTAGGAAACCGCGCGGGGCTTTTTGGAGAGAATAGCAAGGACGGCATGAAAAAACTATCTAGAAATTTAACTTCCGATGCGATAGGAAGCGTTGCAGGTGCTGTTATCGGCACGAGCACGGTCACTGCATTTGCCGAAAGCGCCAGCGGCGTGGAAGCGGGCGGCCGCACGGGGCTTACCGCGGTATTTTGCGCTATATTTTTCGTGCTGACGCTGTTTATGTTGCCGCTATTTAAGGCGATCCCCGCAAATGCGATCTATCCTATCCTCGTAATGGTCGGGGTTTTGATGTTTAGCGAGCTTGGTAAAATCGATTATAGCGACGCTGGAATTTTAATCCCTGCGTTTTTTATAGTATTTTTGATGCCTTTTACCTATTCGATCACCAACGGCTTAAGCTTCGGCTTTATCGCTTATATCGTAGTTAGACTCGCTCAGCGCAGGATAAAAGATTTAAATTTCGGCGTTTTGACGCTTGGATTTATCAGCGTTTTAGTATTTTTGATGCATTAA
- a CDS encoding phosphoribosyltransferase family protein, with protein sequence MRFYSFDEMDRDARVIAKQVRDEFMPDAIVAIARGGLTFGHALANALDMRTIFSINSIHYADTKKLDTIDVFNVPDLELYKRVLLVDDIIDSGDSMVEIKRVLLEKFPQIELKTAVIFYKPKALIQPDFKISKTDEWINFFWENYTIEE encoded by the coding sequence ATGAGATTTTATAGTTTTGACGAGATGGATCGCGACGCAAGAGTTATAGCAAAGCAGGTTAGGGACGAATTTATGCCCGATGCAATCGTGGCGATCGCTAGAGGCGGGCTCACATTCGGTCACGCGCTAGCCAATGCGCTTGATATGCGAACGATATTTTCGATAAATTCCATCCACTACGCGGACACCAAAAAGCTCGACACCATCGACGTTTTCAACGTGCCCGATCTGGAGCTGTACAAGCGCGTGCTGCTGGTGGACGATATCATCGACAGCGGTGACAGCATGGTCGAGATCAAGCGCGTGCTGCTGGAGAAATTCCCGCAAATAGAGCTTAAAACCGCGGTGATTTTTTACAAACCCAAGGCGCTTATCCAGCCCGATTTTAAAATTTCAAAGACGGATGAGTGGATAAATTTCTTTTGGGAAAATTATACGATAGAGGAATGA
- a CDS encoding type II secretion system protein — protein sequence MKKAFTMIELIFIIVVVGILAAVAVPQINRNSLVEAADQVAAHIRYTQQLAMNDNKFDPDDPNWFKRFWRIQFTDQGAPGSAAGWRYNIYWDNGAFPGSNGQPNSLNSMAADPQNPNKLLTSGFARQPANTDGARMNKKLNLEATYNISNIEFTNCGNGNNHTISFDSYGRPMGQLANSNVPYDRLFVGQNPCIITLTNDAKEHAYISIQPETGYVSYTLKSNTGNAAQ from the coding sequence ATGAAAAAAGCATTTACTATGATAGAGCTGATTTTCATCATCGTGGTGGTTGGAATTCTAGCGGCGGTGGCAGTGCCTCAAATCAATCGAAATAGCCTTGTGGAGGCGGCGGATCAAGTCGCTGCTCATATTCGTTACACGCAGCAGCTTGCGATGAACGATAATAAATTCGATCCTGACGATCCTAATTGGTTTAAGAGATTTTGGAGGATTCAATTTACTGATCAAGGAGCACCGGGCTCTGCAGCAGGATGGCGATATAATATATATTGGGATAACGGAGCTTTCCCGGGTTCAAACGGACAACCAAATAGCCTAAATTCTATGGCAGCTGATCCGCAGAATCCTAACAAACTGCTTACTTCGGGCTTTGCTAGGCAACCTGCCAATACTGATGGTGCAAGAATGAATAAAAAGCTAAATTTAGAAGCAACATATAATATAAGCAATATAGAATTTACTAATTGCGGTAATGGAAACAATCACACCATCTCCTTTGATTCTTATGGTCGCCCAATGGGGCAGTTAGCGAACTCTAATGTGCCATATGATAGGCTTTTTGTGGGCCAAAATCCATGCATAATCACGCTTACCAATGATGCTAAAGAGCATGCCTATATAAGTATTCAGCCCGAGACGGGATACGTAAGTTATACGCTGAAATCAAATACGGGTAACGCGGCGCAGTAA